The Chitinophaga flava genome has a segment encoding these proteins:
- a CDS encoding Crp/Fnr family transcriptional regulator, whose product MHSFNPVTTVDELLKAQVDDGNVTSVKKKRIIYSEGKTAASIFYILKGKVKTSKWNEEGKELITGLYHEGDFIGFNALLDSGRYRETAEVIEDAELIIISRTDLEYHFEYNSSFLRKFLDILAANIAEKQEQMLRMAYSPLRKKVAEALLITYKKYNPSNKGEFSMNISRCNLAALAGVAKESLIRTLGDLRDENVVQIKDGKIIVTDIRKLEHLIYCSDGRSNI is encoded by the coding sequence ATGCATTCTTTTAACCCCGTTACCACTGTAGACGAGCTGCTGAAAGCGCAGGTCGATGACGGAAACGTAACAAGCGTTAAAAAGAAACGTATCATCTATTCGGAAGGGAAAACTGCAGCGTCCATTTTTTATATCCTGAAAGGGAAAGTAAAAACCAGTAAATGGAATGAAGAAGGCAAAGAGCTGATCACCGGCCTGTATCATGAAGGCGATTTTATCGGATTCAACGCGCTGCTGGATAGCGGCAGATACCGCGAAACAGCTGAAGTGATAGAAGATGCGGAACTCATCATTATCTCCCGGACTGATCTTGAATATCATTTTGAATATAATAGTAGCTTTCTTCGCAAGTTTCTGGATATACTGGCAGCAAACATCGCCGAAAAACAGGAGCAGATGCTCAGAATGGCTTACAGTCCGCTCCGTAAAAAGGTAGCTGAAGCCCTGCTGATCACATACAAAAAGTATAATCCTTCCAACAAGGGCGAGTTCAGTATGAACATCAGCCGCTGTAATCTGGCAGCCCTCGCCGGTGTAGCCAAAGAGTCGCTGATACGAACCCTCGGTGATCTCCGTGATGAGAATGTCGTTCAAATAAAAGATGGAAAAATTATTGTAACGGATATAAGAAAGCTGGAACATCTGATCTATTGTTCCGATGGGAGATCGAATATTTAG